One Chanodichthys erythropterus isolate Z2021 chromosome 10, ASM2448905v1, whole genome shotgun sequence DNA segment encodes these proteins:
- the LOC137029127 gene encoding interferon-induced protein 44-like: protein MKKRLGNLSLDSLTSDLTKEQRKQLCGLLGNVELTLLYKASLHGYHASAFHQRCDHQGPTLLVAYNRSGYIFGGYTSVDYTQSYHNITDESAFLFSFQGVQRSNPLCIKVNSGHTARYDDAGGPNFGQQLYFCYNDQPVVYNQSVNAFSNRAVVNAFNFSPATLHGNDTQLTECEVYKVEQKKDPQISAKVKPWRNVQWTAKRRDELMKMIRNYKPMMTSVSRVRILMIGPVGAGKSSFFNSINSIFMGRITSKAMSGSAGTSLTTQFRTYPVKDGREGKPLPFVLCDTMGLEEQSGAGLDIEDISSILQGHVPDRYKFNPTSSFQPDEQKASKPASLQEKIHCVVYVIDATKISLMSDKLEGKLADIRRKVNSLGIPQMVLMAKVDEACPDVEEDLQNVYITSYIKTKVQEVSSRLGVPVSCVLPVKNYSQELELELNCDVLLLTALQQMLNFADDYLDDAGPV, encoded by the exons ATGAAGAAAAGGCTGGGAAATCTAAGCTTGGACTCCCTCACTTCTGATTTAACAAAAGAGCAAAGAAAGCAGCTCTGTGGCTTGCTGGGGAATGTTGAACTGACTCTTCTCTACAAAGCTTCTCTTCATGGATATCATGCTTCTGCCTTCCACCAGCGATGTGACCATCAGGGTCCAACATTACTAGTGGCCTACAACCGTTCAGGCTATATCTTTGGTGGATACACTAGTGTAGATTATACTCAAAGTTACCATAATATTACAGATGAGAGCGCTTTTCTGTTCAGCTTTCAAGGTGTTCAGCGTTCAAATCCTCTCTGCATCAAAGTTAACAGTGGACATACTGCACGTTATGATGATGCTGGAGGACCCAACTTTGGCCAACAGTTGTACTTTTGCTACAACGACCAACCAGTTGTGTATAATCAAAGTGTGAATGCATTTTCTAATAGAGCAGTGGTTAATGCATTCAATTTCAGTCCTGCAACACTACATGGGAACGACACTCAACTAACTGAATGTGAGGTGTACAAAGTGGAACAga AAAAAGATCCTCAGATCAGTGCCAAGGTGAAGCCATGGAGGAATGTTCAGTGGACAGCAAA ACGAAGAGACGAGCTCATGAAAATGATCAGGAATTATAAACCCATGATGACGTCTGTGAGTCGGGTCAGAATCCTAATGATCGGTCCTGTAGGTGCAGGAAAATCCAGTTTCTTCAACTCCATCAACTCCATCTTCATGGGCCGCATAACCAGTAAAGCCATGTCAGGATCTGCAGGCACTAGCCTCACCACACAG TTTCGCACATACCCAGTGAAAGACGGTCGTGAGGGAAAGCCACTGCCGTTTGTGTTGTGTGACACCATGGGACTCGAGGAGCAATCGGGTGCAGGACTGGATATTGAGGACATCAGCAGCATTCTTCAAGGTCACGTACCAGACCGCTATAAA TTCAACCCCACATCATCATTTCAACCAGATGAGCAAAAGGCCTCCAAACCTGCATCTCTACAGGAGAAGATCCACTGTGTGGTGTACGTGATAGACGCCACCAAAATCTCCCTCATGTCTGACAAACTAGAGGGAAAACTTGCTGACATACGCAGAAAAGTGAACTCACTGG GCATTCCCCAGATGGTTTTGATGGCAAAAGTAGATGAAGCATGTCCTGATGTGGAAGAGGATCTTCAAAATGTTTATATCACTTCCTACATCAAGACGAAG GTTCAGGAGGTGAGCTCTCGGTTGGGTGTGCCGGTGTCTTGTGTGTTACCGGTGAAGAACTACAGTCAGGAGCTGGAGCTGGAGCTCAACTGTGACGTCCTGCTTCTCACCGCTCTACAGCAGATGCTCAACTTTGCAGACGACTATTTGGATGATGCTGGTCCTGTTTAG
- the LOC137029128 gene encoding interferon-induced protein 44-like translates to MKKRLGNLSLDSLTSDLTKEQRKQLCGLLGNVELTLLYKASVHGYRASAFHQRCDHQGPTLLVAYNRSGYIFGGYTSVDYTQSYHNITDESAFLFSFQGVQRSNTLCIKINSGHTARYDDAGGPNFGDQLYFCYNDQPVVYNQSVNAFSSGSFSFSSATPVVYNQGGAAFTVNAATLYGNDTQLTECEVYKVEQKKDPQISAKVKPWRNVQWTAKRRDELMKMIRNYKPMMTSVNQIRILMIGPVGAGKSSFFNSINSIFMGRITSKAMSGSAGTSLTTQFRTYPVKDGREGKPLPFVLCDTMGLEEQSGAGLDIEDISNILQGHVPDRYKFNPTSSFQPDEQKASKPASLQEKIHCVVYVIDATKISLMSDKLEEKLAAIRRKVNSLGIPQMVLMAKVDEACPDVEEDLQNVYITSYIKTKVQEVSSRLGVPVSCVLPVKNYSQELELELNCDVLLLTALQQMLNFADDYLDDVDPV, encoded by the exons ATGAAAAAAAGGCTGGGAAATCTAAGCTTGGACTCCCTCACTTCTGATTTAACAAAAGAGCAAAGAAAGCAGCTCTGTGGCTTGCTGGGGAATGTTGAACTGACTCTTCTCTACAAAGCTTCTGTTCATGGATATCGTGCTTCTGCCTTCCACCAGCGATGTGACCATCAGGGTCCAACATTACTAGTGGCCTACAACCGTTCAGGCTACATCTTTGGTGGATACACTAGTGTAGATTATACTCAAAGTTACCATAATATTACAGATGAGAGTGCTTTCCTGTTCAGCTTTCAAGGTGTTCAGCGTTCAAATACTCTCTGCATCAAAATTAACAGTGGACATACTGCACGCTATGATGATGCTGGAGGACCCAACTTTGGTGATCAGCTGTACTTTTGCTACAACGACCAACCAGTTGTGTATAATCAAAGTGTGAATGCATTTTCTTCAGGTTCATTCAGTTTTAGTTCTGCCACACCAGTTGTGTATAATCAAGGAGGGGCTGCATTTACTGTTAATGCGGCAACATTGTATGGGAACGACACTCAACTAACTGAATGTGAGGTGTACAAAGTGGAACAGA AAAAAGATCCTCAGATCAGTGCCAAGGTGAAGCCATGGAGGAATGTTCAGTGGACAGCAAA ACGAAGAGACGAGCTCATGAAAATGATCAGGAATTATAAACCCATGATGACGTCTGTGAATCAGATCAGAATCCTAATGATCGGTCCTGTAGGTGCAGGAAAATCCAGTTTCTTCAACTCCATCAACTCCATCTTCATGGGCCGCATAACCAGTAAAGCCATGTCAGGATCTGCAGGCACTAGCCTCACCACACAG TTTCGCACATACCCAGTGAAAGACGGTCGTGAGGGAAAGCCACTGCCGTTTGTGTTGTGTGACACCATGGGACTCGAGGAGCAATCGGGTGCAGGACTGGATATTGAGGACATCAGCAACATTCTTCAAGGTCACGTACCAGACCGCTATAAA TTCAACCCCACATCATCATTTCAACCGGATGAGCAAAAGGCCTCCAAACCTGCATCTCTACAGGAGAAGATCCACTGTGTGGTGTACGTGATAGACGCCACCAAAATCTCCCTCATGTCTGACAAACTAGAGGAAAAACTTGCTGCCATACGCAGAAAAGTGAACTCACTGG GCATTCCCCAGATGGTTTTGATGGCAAAAGTAGATGAAGCATGTCCTGATGTGGAAGAAGATCTTCAAAATGTTTATATCACTTCCTACATCAAGACGAAG GTTCAGGAGGTGAGCTCTCGGTTGGGTGTGCCGGTGTCTTGTGTGTTACCGGTGAAGAACTACAGTCAGGAGCTGGAGCTGGAGCTCAACTGTGACGTCCTGCTTCTCACCGCTCTACAGCAGATGCTCAACTTTGCAGACGACTATCTGGATGATGTTGATCCTGTTTAG
- the rab11ba gene encoding RAB11B, member RAS oncogene family, a: MGTRDDEYDYLFKVVLIGDSGVGKSNLLSRFTRNEFNLESKSTIGVEFATRSIQVDGKTIKAQIWDTAGQERYRAITSAYYRGAVGALLVYDIAKHLTYENVERWLKELRDHADNNIVIMLVGNKSDLRHLRAVPTDEARAFAEKNNLSFIETSALDSTNVEEAFKNILTEIYRIVSQKQIADRSVHDESPGNNVVDISVPPTTDGLKGNKFQCCQNL, encoded by the exons ATGGGGACCCGTGACGACGAATACGATTATTTGTTTAAAG TGGTACTCATTGGAGACTCTGGTGTGGGGAAGAGTAACCTGTTGTCCCGTTTCACTCGGAATGAGTTCAACCTGGAGAGCAAGAGCACCATTGGTGTGGAATTCGCAACCCGCAGCATCCAGGTGGACGGCAAGACCATAAAGGCTCAGATCTGGGATACAGCAGGACAGGAGCGCTACAGAGCCATCACATCAGC GTACTACCGGGGTGCAGTTGGAGCTCTTCTGGTCTATGACATCGCAAAGCATCTGACTTACGAGAACGTGGAGCGCTGGCTGAAGGAGCTGCGGGATCACGCGGATAACAACATTGTCATTATGCTGGTGGGCAACAAGAGCGATCTGAGGCACCTTAGGGCCGTGCCCACCGATGAAGCCAGAGCTTTTGCAG AGAAGAACAATCTCTCCTTCATCGAAACATCGGCTTTGGACTCCACAAATGTGGAGGAGGcgtttaaaaacatactaacaG AAATCTATAGGATTGTTTCACAAAAGCAGATCGCCGACAGGTCCGTGCATGACGAGTCTCCTGGGAACAACGTAGTGGACATCAGCGTGCCGCCCACTACCGATGGGTTAAAGGGCAATAAATTTCAGTGCTGTCAGAACCTGTGA